The following proteins come from a genomic window of Rutidosis leptorrhynchoides isolate AG116_Rl617_1_P2 chromosome 10, CSIRO_AGI_Rlap_v1, whole genome shotgun sequence:
- the LOC139873608 gene encoding uncharacterized protein, translated as MGCFLACFGSSKDRKNHRRIKQQKYKVIPRDHQIPKCPNVVQVDLPLVVQNVKEVSNSISELRPKNEEPLGVSTRKKVTFNANVTTYEHIEVYDSTESLLEKNEKGETFPKSGQTHSDSGSQDNSDVVSVGSYPPNYRYGNCLENDDEVADYEDEIDDCLDDEEEEEDYDVDDDDDVDDDRIICEEVWCESIPVPSTESRTESTSVEKVKVNTCNARDRSTYIDPVLNPVENISQWKAIKSKPTNINQQKENYFLNLNPPAPKNQNQELAVDASLSNWLGSSTPNNKNESSLKYIEDRPVLGALTEDGSDQFSGSSCTPRKSAGRSPDDMPIIGSVGSYWSNTSSAKSLNSTSSYKGIPNTTSKYREDKKVTWHNTPFETRLEKALNKGAAEAS; from the exons ATGGGTTGTTTTCTTGCTTGTTTTGGTTCTTCAAAAGATCGTAAAAATCATCGAAGAATTAAACAACAGAAATACAAAGTCATCCCAAGAGATCATCAA attccGAAATGTCCAAACGTTGTGCAAGTCGATTTACCTTTGGTGGTACAAAACGTCAAAGAGGTCTCCAATTCAATATCAGAATTAAG ACCCAAGAATGAGGAGCCATTAGGAGTAAGTACCAGGAAAAAAGTGACGTTTAATGCGAATGTGACAACGTATGAGCATATTGAAGTGTATGACAGTACTGAATCTTTATTAGAAAAGAACGAAAAAGGCGAAACATTTCCCAAATCGGGTCAGACCCATTCCGATTCTGGTTCTCAGGATAATTCGGATGTCGTTAGTGTTGGATCCTATCCACCAAATTATCGGTACGGAAATTGTCTTGAAAATGACGATGAAGTTGCAGATTATGAGGATGAAATTGATGACTgtttagatgatgaagaagaagaagaagattatgatgttgatgatgatgatgatgtcgatgatgacagaATCATATGTGAAGAGGTATGGTGCGAATCAATTCCCGTTCCATCAACAGAATCAAGAACCGAATCAACTTCAGTtgaaaaagtcaaagtcaacacctGTAACGCACGCGATAGAAGCACGTATATCGACCCAGTGTTGAATCCTGTTGAGAATATTTCACAATGGAAAGCGATAAAATCGAAGCCAACAAACATCAACCAACAAAAGGAAAATTATTTCTTGAATTTAAATCCACCCGCACCGAAAAATCAGAACCAAGAACTAGCAGTTGATGCAAGTCTTTCAAATTGGTTGGGTTCAAGTACACCAAATAACAAGAATGAAAGTTCTTTAAAGTACATTGAAGATAGACCAGTATTAGGGGCGTTGACCGAAGATGGGTCGGACCAGTTTTCCGGGTCGTCTTGTACACCGAGGAAGTCAGCGGGTCGAAGCCCTGATGATATGCCTATAATTGGCAGTGTTGGAAGTTATTGGAGTAATACGAGTTCTGCAAAATCTTTGAACTCGACTTCATCGTATAAAGGCATACCAAATACCACCAGCAAGTACAGAGAG GATAAGAAGGTGACGTGGCACAATACACCGTTTGAAACAAGATTGGAGAAAGCTTTGAATAAAGGTGCTGCTGAGGCTTCTTAA